The genome window gccaaaattcacccaacttattgtgggaagcttgtggaaggctacccaaaacgtttgacccaagttaaacaatttaaaggcaatgctaccaaatactaattgagtgtatgtaaacttctgacccactgggaatgggaaGAAAGAaacaaaaagctgaaataaataattctctctactattattctgacatttcacattcttaaaataaagtggtgatcctaactgacctaagacagggaatttttactaggattaaatgttaggaattgtgaaaaactgagtttaaatatatttggctaaggtgtatgtaaacttccgacttcaactgtgtgtatgtatgtatgtaatatatatatatatatatgtatgtgtgttacGTGTCACGTTTTTCTTGCTCCCCATTTTtccatgttagtgtgtttgtgtcctaggcattacaggtgtaccgagttgggctgacgatggtgggcgtggcttCGGTCCGgagtcctgagagagagagagagagagagagagagagagagagagagagagagagagagagagagagagagagagagagagagagagagagagagagagagagagagagagagagagagagagagagagagagagagagagagagagagagagagagagagagagagagagagagagagagagagagagagagagagagagagagagagagagagagagagagagagagagagagagagagagagagagagagagagagagagagagagagagagagagagagagagagagagagagagagagagagagagagagagagagagagagagagagagagagagagagagagagagagagagagagaagagagagaagagagagagacgagacagacagacagacagacagacagacagacagacagacagacagacagacagacagacagacagacagacagacagacagacagacagacagacagacagacagacagacagacagacagacagacagagacttgtTTTTTGGCTAGTTGATCATTTGTTGATTTAATTTATCTTTgcttgtgtttcagcctgtcctcctgatgTACTCCACCCTACCTCCACCctaacccattgttttatacactaggttagccggggggggggtcacccttgtattttcttggaaccaggtaggacagtgggttagggtttagattGTGTTTGGAAggtttaggtgtgtagaagaggagggaccttttgtttattttcattacttggaccccggtcccaaacattcccttctcttaccttccctggttgtttttttgtttcttactgattatttatgggtgttttatattgtttatttaattacttgactaaacatcccctgagggctaacattgagttctggttgtggtctggtTGTTTTCACTCATTACACCCCACATGTCTTCTCCTTTCATCTGGTTTACCATGTGTatttaggcccaggcatttacgtctcctcctcagacgagctacacccgaggggagaacgtaatcaaatatatatagagagagagaggacaaaacacacatcatgacaagatagacatcacaacactacataaagagagacctaagacaacaaaatAGCAAGACAGCAActcatgacaacacagcatggtagcaacacaacatggtagcagcacaacatgacaacaacatggtagcaacacaacatgacaacaacatggtagcagcacaatatggcagcagcacaacacggcggaagcagcagcacaaaacatggtacaaacattattgggcacagacaacagcacaaagggcaagaaggtagagacaacaatacatcatgcaaagcagccacaactgtcagtaagagtgtccatgattgagtctttgaatgaagagattgataTAAAACtgtcctgtttgagtgtttgaaTGTTTGTAATTGTGACAACGTAAAAAATATTCTAATAGCCTAATTGACAATTGCAAGCCCCTGTTTTCACCAAAACAGGGGCGGGGAAACGCTTTGTAATTatttcaactgctgattgtcgCTGTGAAGTGAAACCCAGTGTACCTTAGGCCTCTCCTCCTCATAGGTCATCCTGGCCCTGtgtttctcctgctctctctcctgcagCAGCTCTCTGGGCAGAGGGTTACAGTAACGCTTCTTCTCAGCGTCAAAGTAGAACCCTGGCAACTCTGGAGACGGAAGGAACTAagaagggaagaggggaggaagaaagGAAAAAAGGACAAGGTGGACATGCAATGGGGAGGGCAAGGTGGACATGCAAGGAGAGGACAAGGTGGACATGCAATGGGGAGGGCAAGGTGGACATGCAAGGAGAGGACAAGGTGGACATGCAATGGGGAGGGCAAGGTGGACATGCAATGGGGAGGGCAAGGTGGACATGCAATGGGGAGGGCAAGGTGGACATGCAATGGGGAGGGCAAGGTGGACATGCAATGGGGAGGGCAAGGTGGACATGCAATGGGGAGGGCAAGGTGGACATGCAATGGGGAGGGCAAGGTGGACATGCAATGGGGAGGGCAAGGTGGACATGCAATGGGGAGGGCAAGGTGGACATGCAATGGGGAGGGCAAAGAGAGGACAATGTGGACATGCAAGGAGAGGACATGCAATGGGGAGGGCAAAGAGAGGACAATGTGGACATGCAAGGAGAGGACAAGGTGGACATGCAAGGAGAAGACAAGGTGGACATGCAAGGAGAGGACAAGGTGGACATGCAAGGAGAGGACAAGGTGGACATGCAATGGGGAGGGCAAAGAGAGGACAATGTGGACATGCAAGGAGAGGACAAGGTGGACATGCAATGGGGAGGGCAAAGAGAGGACAATGTGGACATGCAAGGAGAGGACAAGGTGGACATGCAAGGAGAAGACAAGGTGGACATGCAAGGAGAGGACAAGGTGGACATGCAAGGCAAGGACACGGTGGATCCAAATGCATGTTGTGATAACTtccaaaaacaataacaaagtgataGGAGTGTATCTGGGTTTGAGCCCAGCCTGTGTGGCACTagactgtgttagcctgctgatcTAAAGCCTACCACTAGGTATTAGGCCCTGGAGCTTGTCCAAGTCAGACCAGGTGTTGTTCACCAAACGTCTCTGATACAGTCAGACCAGGTGTTGTTCACCAAACGTCTCTGATACAGTCAGACCAGGTGTGGTTCACCAAAcggttttctgtacagcactttgtgacatcagttgATGTAAGAAGAGCTTTTATAactacatttgattgattgtagGAGCTTGACACAAAGTTCCTCTACTTGTTACAATGCTGCATCCATGTGACCAATTTAACACCCGCCAGCCAAATCTCATTGGTTTATCGCTGACAATAATAGCCCTCTTTGCGGCTTTACGATTGGATGCGTGTGCTTTCAATCACTTTCCCCTCTAAAAGGAAATCTAACATTTTTAAGATCATTCTCATGAACTGAACATTGTAACAGAGAGTGGAAAAGATGAAtttgtttgtctgtagtgtgacAGTAGTTGTGATTTGTTTACATTCTAGATAGAGCCATTGCTTTGTTTTCAATTTCCTGTGTAAGCAAACCTTCATGTGTAACTAATGCTTCTACAATATATACATCTAAATATATCTCATGTTAATGTGTTTTACTACTGCtacataatattatatatatcttCTAGTGCCATTCTATTTGTTTTGCTAAATGCCACTGAATGAAGAAGAGTCTCCatataagcatttcgctacactcgcaataacatctgctaaccatgtgtatgtgaccaataacatttgatttgatttgatatgctgaGAAAATAAAGATGGTCTGTTTTGGGACAGGCACAAAGGAACACAGGACCACTGGCAACGCTTTTCTTTTCCCTGTTAGAAAATGCAGCCGCTCCTTGCTATATCTGTTTCATATGCCCGAGGATATGCCTACACTATGCAAATGACTTATACTGACTAGTACACTGTAATGATTTGCATGTGTGCAATATAAAGTTGTACAGTGTGTAGCCTTGGCTCATCGTCTTTATGAAACGCTTTTGACAGTTTTCTCATAAACCACGCCTTTACTCCTGCATCCTGGTATTGTATTGGTTAAGGAGCAGGTCGCCTAAAACCTTACTGGTTGTTTTTTTCATAGGGTCCCAAACAGCTCCGAGATTTGGAATATTTGCTTACTGTCTAGCAGCAAAATGGCGACTGTCATTCAGAATCCTCTCAAATCGTAAGTAATTCTCAAAATGCTATATTCTATACCAAGAAAACGTTTTCGCTGGCATGCAATGGTTGCGTTCAATAAAGTAGAAAAGGACAACAAATTGAGTGGAATAATGCAATTTGCTATTTTGATGTTATATGATGTTTATAAACATATCACACTGTGCACGTTAGGACAAAAATGCCTCGTTTTGTTCGTATTTATTGGGTTCTACACGAATGTTTTCGGTGTACAAAGCATATCACGCGGACGcttttaagaaaatatttgtcTATGCATGAAACGACAATGTTCTTCAGCGCTCCGATTTACGCTGCGTGGACAAGTCaagtttctttttctttttcaaaAGTTGTTCCATAATCGGCTCTATGTATAGACTAAGAACCTTAGAATAAGTGTTTCTTGATCTTTCACGTTTACTATTCCATTGTCCTGGTCCGTTTTATTACTTGGAATTAATGTCAACCAACAAGCGCTTCTGGTGCGCTCGCTTATTGAGAGACAGCCACAGTCTGCCCATCACTCAAAGAGGTGTAATCTGGGTTTATTTTCCCACTGAAACACATATATAGTACCCTGATAGACACTCACAAGTGTTGCAAAAATGACAGGCTATTATTTGAGTATGCATCGGACAGCTTTTTACTGTCTGCTACAAATTTACAGAGCGAGTGGTCCGATCAGGCTGAGCGGGCATAAGCCGTGTCGGCGACGGGGAAACTACAGTATTTACAGTCAGTGTCATCAGTGAGGGATCGCTTTCTAGGATCCGCGTATAGGCCTAGTTGTGTAATGTGATGAATAACacgtctgactgtgtgtgtcaaTAT of Salmo trutta chromosome 1, fSalTru1.1, whole genome shotgun sequence contains these proteins:
- the LOC115155203 gene encoding spore wall protein 2 isoform X1; the protein is MQGEDKVDMQGEDMQWGGQREDNVDMQGEDKVDMQGEDKVDMQGEDKVDMQGEDKVDMQWGGQREDNVDMQGEDKVDMQWGGQREDNVDMQGEDKVDMQGEDKVDMQGEDKVDMQGKDTVDPNACCDNFQKQ
- the LOC115155203 gene encoding spore wall protein 2 isoform X2 gives rise to the protein MQGEDKVDMQWGGQREDNVDMQGEDKVDMQGEDKVDMQGEDKVDMQGEDKVDMQWGGQREDNVDMQGEDKVDMQWGGQREDNVDMQGEDKVDMQGEDKVDMQGEDKVDMQGKDTVDPNACCDNFQKQ